The following coding sequences lie in one Phragmites australis chromosome 8, lpPhrAust1.1, whole genome shotgun sequence genomic window:
- the LOC133925907 gene encoding uncharacterized protein LOC133925907: MIGYIESLEKLGFPLSPELATDVILQSLPASFEPFILNFHMNSMEKSMAELHGMLKTAEESIKKSSSHVMMVQKDSKKRKRKDKAKTSDEISSSKPKPVGKPKAGPAASDTCHHCHKSGHWRRNCKLYLEELKKKKGSKTSSSGTEKD; encoded by the exons atgattggttacattgaaagcctggaaaaacttggttttccccttagccctgagttggctacggatgtaattctccagtcgctccctgcgagcttcgagccgttcattttgaactttcatatgaacagcatggagaaaagcatggctgaattgcatgggatgctaaaaactgctgaggaaagcattaagaagagctctagtcatgtgatgatggttcaaaaggatagcaagaagagaaagcgcaaggacaaggctaaaacttcggatgagatctcgagttctaagcctaaacctgttggaaagcccaaggctggccctgccgcttctgacacttgccaccactgccataagtctggtcattggcggaggaactgcaaattgtacttggaagaactcaaaaagaagaagggaagtaagacttcatcttcag ggactgaaaaggactag